Proteins encoded in a region of the Larimichthys crocea isolate SSNF chromosome XVI, L_crocea_2.0, whole genome shotgun sequence genome:
- the si:ch211-216b21.2 gene encoding heparan sulfate glucosamine 3-O-sulfotransferase 3A1 produces MAFSRISKLDPPSRGILRKAAVMLGSLLTSLFLLHCLTDRCGTTSPSPVKAEDLTSQTRTKRLVYEWTGGTGYGAARRSSRVLADERAGQVVEDSLILPPPDLVASRRRVSPRFAGQLSPLGEGSKKLPQALIIGVKKGGTRALLEFLRVHPDIRAVGAEPHFFDRNYDNGLEWYRELMPKTLEGQITMEKTPSYFVTREAPARISAMSRDTKLIVVVRDPVTRAISDYTQTLSKKPDIPSFESLTFKNRTTGLIDTSWSAIQIGIYAKHLDNWLQYFPMDQILFVSGERLISDPAGELGRVQDFLGLKRIITDKHFYFNQTKGFPCLKKAEGSSKPHCLGKTKGRTHPNIDPEVVQRLRDFYRPFNMKFYQMTGRFFGWDD; encoded by the exons ATGGCTTTTAGCCGCATCAGTAAGCTGGACCCCCCGTCCCGAGGCATCCTCAGGAAAGCGGCGGTCATGCTGGgctccctcctcacctctctcttcctcctgcacTGCCTCACCGACCGCTGCGGCACCACCTCGCCCTCGCCGGTCAAAGCGGAGGACTTGACTTCACAGACACGGACTAAGAGACTGGTGTACGAATGGACCGGGGGGACAGGCTACGGGGCCGCGAGACGCTCCTCACGGGTCCTCGCGGATGAACGCGCGGGGCAGGTCGTGGAGGACTCTCTCATCCTGCCTCCTCCGGATTTAGTCGCTTCCAGGAGGAGGGTGTCCCCGAGGTTTGCGGGTCAGCTCAGCCCGCTCGGGGAGGGGAGCAAGAAGCTGCCCCAGGCTCTCATCATCGGGGTGAAGAAAGGAGGGACCCGGGCTCTGCTGGAGTTTCTCCGGGTTCATCCGGACATCAGAGCCGTGGGAGCGGAGCCGCACTTCTTCGACCGCAACTATGACAACGGGCTGGAGTGGTACAG ggAGCTGATGCCCAAGACCCTTGAAGGCCAGATCACCATGGAGAAAACCCCCAGCTACTTTGTGACCAGAGAGGCTCCAGCCAGGATATCCGCCATGTCCCGGGACACCAAGTTGATCGTGGTAGTGAGGGACCCCGTCACCAGGGCTATCTCGGACTACACGCAGACATTGTCTAAGAAGCCTGACATTCCCTCGTTCGAGAGCCTCACCTTCAAAAACAGGACTACGGGGCTCATCGACACCTCGTGGAGTGCCATCCAGATCGGCATCTATGCCAAACACCTGGACAACTGGCTGCAGTATTTCCCCATGGACCAGATCCTGTTCGTGAGCGGCGAGCGCCTAATCAGCGACCCCGCCGGTGAGCTTGGTCGCGTGCAGGACTTCCTGGGCCTGAAGAGGAtcatcacagacaaacacttctACTTCAACCAGACCAAGGGTTTCCCGTGCCTGAAGAAGGCTGAGGGCAGCAGCAAGCCCCACTGTCTGGGCAAAACCAAAGGGCGGACCCACCCGAACATTGACCCTGAGGTGGTGCAGAGGCTACGGGACTTCTACAGACCCTTCAACATGAAGTTCTACCAGATGACAGGGCGTTTTTTTGGCTGGGAtgactga